In a genomic window of Nodosilinea sp. E11:
- a CDS encoding WecB/TagA/CpsF family glycosyltransferase: MELQSTGQFFTPGSNRATEELIDASGLQPEVSSISSEVLVEVLPGETSSAPKQSVPAEDVQQLYRQFRKAALESTARELRKQQAQRIQGQVEILNIPIDNISVSDFLSQLKQGVVFTPNVDHLMKLQKDVDFVKAYSKADYRVCDSQVLMFASKFLGTPIKAKISGSDLFPMFCEHHRHNEAIKIFLMGGAEGVADQALARINARIGREIVVQAHSPSFGFEKDEAECDRILEMIRQSPANVLVVGVGAPKQEKWIAKYRDHLPNIDIFLAVGAAIDFEAGNKPRAPQLISDLGLEWLYRLSTEPGRLWKRYLLDDFPFLWLVGRERLARLLRKPAAEDTYK; encoded by the coding sequence ATGGAGTTACAGTCTACTGGACAGTTTTTTACGCCAGGTAGCAACAGAGCCACAGAGGAGTTGATAGACGCCAGTGGTTTACAGCCCGAGGTAAGCTCAATTTCCTCAGAAGTACTAGTAGAAGTACTACCAGGCGAGACCAGCTCCGCGCCAAAACAGTCGGTGCCTGCCGAAGATGTGCAGCAGCTTTACCGCCAGTTTCGCAAGGCTGCCCTTGAGTCTACGGCGCGAGAACTGCGTAAGCAGCAGGCGCAGCGTATTCAGGGTCAAGTCGAAATTCTCAACATTCCCATCGACAATATTTCAGTTAGCGATTTTTTGAGTCAGCTCAAGCAGGGTGTGGTCTTCACCCCCAACGTCGATCACCTGATGAAACTTCAGAAAGACGTGGACTTTGTCAAGGCCTATAGTAAGGCTGACTATCGCGTCTGCGACAGCCAGGTTCTGATGTTTGCCTCCAAGTTTCTGGGGACACCGATCAAAGCCAAGATTTCTGGTTCAGATCTGTTTCCCATGTTCTGTGAGCATCACCGTCACAATGAGGCCATCAAGATCTTTCTCATGGGTGGGGCTGAAGGGGTAGCTGACCAGGCGCTGGCCCGGATCAATGCCCGCATTGGCCGGGAGATTGTGGTGCAGGCCCACTCCCCATCCTTTGGCTTTGAAAAGGACGAGGCTGAGTGCGATCGCATTCTAGAGATGATCCGCCAGTCACCGGCCAACGTTCTAGTCGTGGGTGTGGGTGCCCCAAAACAGGAAAAGTGGATCGCTAAGTACCGCGATCACCTGCCCAACATTGATATCTTTCTGGCCGTCGGGGCTGCCATTGACTTTGAGGCGGGCAATAAGCCCCGTGCCCCTCAGTTGATCAGCGATTTGGGCTTAGAGTGGCTTTACCGCTTGAGCACCGAGCCGGGCCGGTTATGGAAACGCTATCTGTTAGACGATTTTCCCTTCCTCTGGTTAGTAGGTCGAGAGCGCCTAGCCCGCCTGTTACGCAAGCCAGCCGCTGAGGACACCTACAAATAG
- a CDS encoding stomatin-like protein, whose amino-acid sequence MPSIIGILALIIIGYTVGSVRIINQGTEALVERLGRYNRKLKPGLNFIVPVLDYIVLRDSVREQILDVAKQGAITRDNVSLEVDAVVYWRILELELTYYAIENVEQGIEELVTTTLRSEIGKMEFEKTFSSRDELNRALLSQLDEATEPWGVKVTRVEVQEIIPPEEVRRSMQLQQAAELKSRAMVLEAQGEQEAAIKRAEATVQSIQMLSKALADRSDTGEILNYLLAQSYVEANQKLGESDNSKVVFMDPKMLTEGLVDLMRTNTTTPKPSTDPDNFPSRHRR is encoded by the coding sequence GTGCCGTCGATCATTGGAATTCTGGCGTTAATCATCATTGGCTATACCGTTGGCTCAGTACGCATTATCAACCAGGGTACTGAGGCCCTAGTCGAGCGACTGGGGCGCTACAACCGCAAACTTAAGCCAGGCTTAAATTTCATTGTGCCCGTGCTCGACTACATCGTGCTGCGAGACAGTGTGCGCGAACAAATTCTTGATGTGGCCAAGCAAGGGGCCATTACCCGCGACAACGTGTCGCTAGAGGTAGATGCGGTGGTGTACTGGCGCATTTTAGAGCTAGAGCTGACCTACTACGCCATTGAAAATGTCGAGCAGGGCATTGAAGAACTGGTAACGACTACCCTGCGATCGGAAATCGGCAAGATGGAGTTTGAGAAGACCTTTTCCTCCCGCGATGAATTGAACCGAGCCCTGCTCTCCCAACTCGATGAAGCCACTGAGCCCTGGGGGGTCAAAGTCACACGGGTTGAAGTGCAAGAAATTATTCCTCCCGAAGAGGTGAGGCGATCGATGCAGTTGCAGCAGGCGGCAGAGCTGAAAAGCCGGGCCATGGTGCTCGAAGCCCAGGGCGAGCAGGAAGCTGCCATTAAACGGGCCGAGGCCACGGTGCAGTCGATTCAAATGCTGTCTAAGGCCTTGGCCGATCGCAGCGACACTGGCGAGATTCTCAACTATCTGCTAGCTCAGAGCTACGTGGAAGCCAACCAAAAGCTTGGGGAGAGCGACAACTCCAAAGTGGTCTTTATGGATCCAAAAATGTTGACGGAAGGACTCGTAGATCTAATGCGCACCAACACGACCACCCCCAAGCCCAGCACCGACCCCGATAACTTCCCCAGCCGTCACCGTCGCTAG
- a CDS encoding lysophospholipid acyltransferase family protein: MALAPLPLLTPLKATPLDVSHWLLTLSRVRVSVHGQDRLPPHQPMVVVSNHRSIMDAPLLMSVVNRPVRFACHHYMSQVPGLSNVINALGCLPLDTPEKGQTAFFRRAMKVLGDGESVGIFPEGAAPMVNQTTPDNLNAFQRGFAHLALRAPVEELFIVPVAIAAHRESNNPMVPLRWLSFFDASEPLFQQPGLHPAVLYQQVDVLIGHPVRVDHRLRSRYRSKGASALATELAQCCQDEIATLLKQGFY; the protein is encoded by the coding sequence ATGGCTCTAGCTCCTCTGCCGCTACTAACGCCCCTCAAGGCCACCCCGCTGGATGTCTCTCATTGGCTGCTCACCCTGTCGCGGGTGCGGGTGTCGGTGCACGGCCAAGACCGGCTGCCGCCTCACCAGCCCATGGTTGTGGTTAGCAACCACCGCAGCATCATGGATGCGCCGCTGCTGATGAGCGTCGTAAATCGCCCAGTGCGGTTTGCCTGTCACCACTACATGAGCCAGGTGCCGGGGTTGAGCAACGTCATCAATGCCCTCGGCTGCCTACCGTTAGATACTCCCGAGAAAGGCCAAACTGCCTTCTTTCGCCGGGCCATGAAAGTGTTAGGGGATGGTGAGTCGGTGGGTATTTTCCCAGAAGGGGCGGCTCCCATGGTGAATCAGACGACCCCGGACAATTTGAATGCATTTCAACGGGGATTTGCCCACTTAGCGTTGCGGGCACCGGTAGAGGAGCTGTTTATCGTACCGGTTGCAATTGCGGCCCATCGGGAAAGCAATAACCCGATGGTGCCCCTGCGGTGGCTGAGCTTTTTTGACGCCTCTGAGCCCCTCTTTCAGCAGCCAGGGTTACATCCAGCGGTATTGTATCAACAGGTAGATGTGCTGATTGGACATCCGGTGCGAGTCGACCATCGCCTGCGATCGCGCTACCGTAGCAAAGGAGCCAGTGCCCTAGCCACTGAGCTAGCCCAGTGCTGTCAAGATGAAATTGCGACTTTACTCAAACAGGGCTTCTATTAA
- a CDS encoding 3'-5' exonuclease — protein sequence MVPVSVGGVAQTALFTDHLLAYYRQLIDAQLTVIDVETTGSRPHEARVIEIAVVQGSRQAGITYETTFLVNAQVRVPQTITRLTGITTAMVEQGTAADIVWQTLRSPLDRGVLTGHNLAFDYSFVQSEYQRLGQGFERPPDQRFCTVILSRLLLAELPSRSLPQLVRHFGFDVGRSHRALADTQACWLLTNLLLDRLAETSDDALRHQFAQQWVPLREAVKVFNCTRVELQQQLDARGCDRRTSRRGNRHLYRRGDLEALYQELYPPQLSLNRGS from the coding sequence ATGGTTCCTGTGTCAGTGGGCGGTGTTGCCCAAACGGCTCTTTTTACCGATCACTTACTGGCCTACTACCGCCAGCTGATTGATGCGCAGCTAACGGTAATCGACGTCGAAACGACCGGGTCTCGCCCCCACGAAGCCAGGGTAATCGAGATCGCCGTGGTGCAGGGATCGCGCCAGGCAGGCATTACCTACGAGACTACGTTTTTGGTCAATGCCCAAGTGCGAGTTCCCCAGACGATCACTCGACTGACGGGCATTACTACCGCCATGGTTGAACAGGGCACCGCCGCCGATATTGTGTGGCAGACTCTGCGATCGCCCCTTGATCGGGGGGTGCTCACCGGCCACAATCTGGCCTTTGACTACAGCTTTGTTCAGTCAGAATATCAGCGGCTGGGCCAGGGGTTTGAGCGCCCCCCTGATCAGCGGTTTTGTACGGTCATTTTATCGCGGCTGCTGCTGGCAGAGTTGCCCTCGCGTAGTTTGCCTCAGCTAGTGCGCCATTTTGGCTTTGACGTCGGGCGATCGCACCGCGCCCTAGCCGATACCCAAGCTTGCTGGCTGCTGACCAACCTGCTGCTCGATCGCCTGGCCGAAACCTCCGACGATGCGCTACGCCACCAGTTTGCTCAGCAGTGGGTACCCCTGCGCGAGGCGGTTAAAGTCTTTAATTGCACCAGAGTAGAGCTACAGCAGCAGCTCGATGCCCGGGGCTGCGATCGGCGTACATCGCGGCGCGGCAACCGCCACTTGTATCGCCGAGGCGACCTTGAAGCCCTCTACCAGGAGCTGTACCCACCGCAGCTATCGTTGAACCGGGGTTCTTGA
- a CDS encoding hemolysin family protein translates to MLNLAIAILIMLLGSALCSGTETALLSVPLLKARQLAQSKRPAALALYTIRQKINRPVATIVILNNLFNIVGSIVIGGIAARTFGDALLGLFSGVLTFLVILVGEILPKTLGERYAITIALMVAIPVRTLTWAFTPVVWLLEKITNPFMVSGQLPITNEAEIKLMAAIGHQEGIIEADEAEMIRRVFRLNDMKSVNIMTPRVAITHLPGDLTIAAAQEQILSSQHSRILVIDNDIDRIVGLVLKNELLTALIRGQGHQLLSQVARPVRFVAESERADKLLQDFQTAREHLAVVVDEYGGVSGVVTLEDALEVLTGEIVDETDLSIDLQKMARQRGRQILRTRGFNWPAER, encoded by the coding sequence ATGCTGAATCTTGCGATCGCCATTTTGATCATGCTCCTCGGTTCGGCGCTGTGCTCAGGGACCGAAACCGCCCTACTCTCGGTTCCCCTGCTTAAGGCGCGGCAGCTGGCTCAGTCTAAACGGCCTGCCGCACTCGCCCTCTATACTATTCGGCAAAAAATTAATCGCCCCGTTGCCACCATCGTTATTCTCAACAATCTTTTTAATATCGTCGGCAGTATTGTGATCGGCGGCATTGCCGCCAGAACCTTTGGCGATGCGCTGTTGGGCCTATTTTCAGGGGTGCTCACTTTCCTGGTCATTCTCGTGGGCGAAATCCTACCAAAAACCTTGGGAGAACGCTACGCCATTACCATTGCCCTCATGGTGGCCATACCCGTGCGCACCCTCACCTGGGCGTTTACGCCGGTAGTGTGGCTGCTCGAAAAAATCACTAACCCCTTTATGGTTTCTGGCCAACTCCCCATCACCAATGAGGCCGAGATCAAGCTCATGGCTGCCATTGGCCACCAGGAGGGCATTATCGAAGCCGACGAAGCCGAGATGATTCGCCGGGTGTTTCGCCTCAACGATATGAAATCGGTCAACATCATGACGCCTCGGGTCGCCATTACCCACCTGCCCGGCGATCTGACCATTGCCGCAGCCCAAGAGCAAATCCTCAGCTCCCAGCACAGCCGCATTTTAGTAATTGACAACGATATTGATCGCATTGTAGGGCTGGTGCTCAAAAACGAGCTGCTTACCGCCCTCATTCGCGGCCAGGGCCATCAGTTGCTCAGCCAGGTCGCCCGCCCGGTGCGCTTTGTAGCCGAAAGCGAACGAGCCGACAAACTGCTGCAAGACTTTCAAACCGCCCGCGAACACCTAGCGGTGGTGGTAGACGAGTACGGCGGTGTGTCTGGCGTGGTTACCCTCGAAGACGCCCTCGAAGTGCTCACCGGAGAAATTGTCGATGAGACCGACTTGAGCATTGACCTTCAAAAAATGGCCCGCCAGCGCGGACGGCAAATTTTACGCACCCGTGGCTTTAACTGGCCCGCAGAGCGCTAA
- a CDS encoding ATP adenylyltransferase family protein translates to MVYSPEVGFAPGDLWSKIQRQTRHALDYGALQPIDTRYEFVEQGGMRFLVRILANLVRKEKADLAQRASGAAGKPFNPFLPYDPDLFVADLSTTHLCLLNKYNVVDHHILIITRAFEDQDTWLTLADFEALATAMAEIDGLAFYNGGRRAGASQRHKHLQLVPPPLCPDRSPLPLDTIVTTLAPSLGRPVSSPLLPFRHAILPLDAESGPQGDTMLSTYRSLLEHLGAKWEQSPQTLPYNLLVTRTWMMAVARQQESYQSIPVNSLGFAGSLLVKDPAQLALLKSMGPMTVLKHVACSEF, encoded by the coding sequence ATGGTGTATTCCCCCGAGGTCGGGTTTGCCCCCGGCGACCTGTGGAGCAAAATTCAGCGGCAAACTCGCCATGCCCTAGACTACGGTGCCCTACAACCCATCGATACCCGCTATGAGTTTGTGGAGCAGGGGGGAATGCGGTTTCTGGTGAGGATTTTGGCCAACCTGGTGCGCAAAGAGAAAGCCGATCTGGCCCAGCGGGCTAGTGGTGCTGCGGGCAAACCCTTTAATCCGTTTTTGCCCTACGACCCTGACCTGTTCGTAGCCGACCTATCGACCACTCACCTCTGCCTGCTGAATAAATATAATGTGGTCGATCATCACATTTTGATCATTACTCGCGCCTTTGAAGACCAAGACACTTGGCTCACTTTGGCTGATTTTGAGGCCCTAGCCACAGCCATGGCCGAGATCGATGGTTTGGCCTTTTACAATGGCGGGCGGCGGGCTGGTGCCAGTCAGCGGCACAAACATCTACAACTGGTACCACCGCCGCTGTGCCCCGATCGCAGCCCCCTGCCCCTAGACACCATCGTCACCACCCTGGCCCCGAGCCTCGGCAGGCCGGTGTCGTCTCCCCTGTTGCCCTTTCGCCACGCAATTTTGCCCCTAGACGCTGAGTCTGGCCCCCAGGGAGACACTATGCTGAGCACCTACCGCAGCCTGCTTGAGCACCTAGGGGCCAAGTGGGAGCAATCGCCCCAAACCTTGCCCTACAACCTGCTGGTCACCCGCACCTGGATGATGGCCGTGGCCCGTCAGCAGGAGAGTTACCAATCGATTCCGGTAAACTCGCTGGGGTTTGCTGGATCGCTGCTGGTCAAAGACCCAGCGCAATTGGCGCTGCTTAAATCGATGGGGCCGATGACTGTGCTCAAACATGTAGCCTGCAGCGAGTTTTAG
- a CDS encoding ABC transporter ATP-binding protein, with protein MSDTILDVKHLTVQFEVDNQPIQAVDDISFQVQRGQTLGIVGESGSGKSVTSLAVMGLVPCPPGRVVNGEIWFNGGAGGAKAPAGAIDLRTLSETQMQGYRGGQVSMIFQEPMSSLNPVYTIGFQMVEAIRQHQTISKEAACQQAIDRLKEVKLLPADDSLRITIQAEKPHLDQDSLQAEVDRRQQAILDRYPHELSGGQIQRVMIAMAISCNPALLIADEPTTALDVTVQATILDLLRELRDRRGMSLIFITHDLGIIAEIADQVAVMYQGKIVETGPVWDIFSQPQHPYTKGLLACRPQPHQRLRLLPTVADFMAVELGGTEINAAAANGGQPVAMPSPVIRERVLDAEAQSRFAPLTEAELTTRSQALAANGPLLAVENLQVGYPVRGVFGKTRRHVMAVQDVSFQIQKGETFGLVGESGCGKTTLGRALLRLVPAMGGKIWFEGRDVLSLGASPLRQLRRDMQIVFQDPYSSLDPRMSIGAAIAEPLKIHGVIKSRRNRQERVAYLLDRVGLPTSCINRYPHEFSGGQRQRVCIARALALNPKFIICDESVSALDVSVQAQVLNLLKELQAEFNLTYIFISHDLAVVKFMSDRIMVMNQGRVEEIGPAEQVYRQPQTAYTQALINAIPVGSLDRIQQLQRDRTPVA; from the coding sequence ATGAGCGATACCATCCTCGACGTTAAGCACCTCACGGTTCAGTTTGAAGTCGATAACCAGCCTATTCAGGCCGTAGACGATATTTCGTTTCAGGTGCAGCGGGGGCAGACCTTAGGAATTGTGGGGGAGTCGGGATCGGGGAAATCGGTGACATCGTTGGCGGTGATGGGGTTGGTACCTTGCCCGCCGGGTCGGGTGGTCAATGGCGAAATCTGGTTTAACGGTGGAGCTGGCGGGGCAAAAGCGCCGGCTGGGGCAATCGATCTGCGTACCCTGAGCGAAACCCAGATGCAGGGCTACCGGGGTGGTCAGGTTTCGATGATTTTTCAGGAGCCGATGAGTTCACTGAACCCGGTGTATACCATAGGGTTTCAGATGGTGGAGGCCATTCGTCAGCACCAAACTATTTCTAAGGAAGCGGCTTGTCAACAGGCGATCGATCGCCTAAAAGAGGTCAAGCTGCTGCCCGCTGACGATAGCCTGCGGATCACTATTCAGGCCGAAAAGCCTCATCTAGATCAGGACTCACTACAGGCCGAAGTCGATCGCCGCCAGCAGGCTATTCTCGATCGCTATCCCCACGAGCTGTCGGGCGGGCAAATTCAGCGGGTCATGATCGCCATGGCAATCTCCTGCAACCCGGCCTTGCTGATTGCCGACGAGCCCACTACGGCGCTGGATGTGACGGTGCAGGCCACGATTCTCGATCTGCTGCGGGAACTGCGCGATCGCCGCGGCATGTCCCTAATCTTTATTACTCACGATCTGGGCATCATTGCTGAGATCGCTGACCAGGTGGCCGTGATGTACCAGGGCAAAATTGTCGAGACTGGCCCAGTGTGGGATATTTTTTCTCAGCCCCAGCACCCCTATACCAAGGGGCTGTTGGCCTGCCGCCCCCAGCCCCATCAACGGCTACGCCTACTGCCAACGGTGGCCGACTTCATGGCCGTTGAGCTAGGGGGCACCGAAATCAACGCTGCCGCCGCTAACGGCGGCCAGCCCGTAGCCATGCCTAGCCCGGTGATTCGGGAGCGAGTGCTCGATGCTGAAGCTCAGTCTCGCTTTGCGCCCCTCACCGAAGCCGAACTGACCACCCGATCGCAGGCTCTGGCTGCCAACGGTCCCCTGTTGGCGGTGGAAAATCTCCAGGTGGGCTATCCGGTGCGGGGGGTGTTTGGCAAAACTCGTCGCCATGTGATGGCGGTGCAGGATGTGTCGTTTCAAATTCAAAAGGGCGAAACCTTTGGCCTGGTGGGTGAGTCGGGCTGTGGTAAAACCACCCTGGGGCGAGCCCTGCTGCGCCTGGTGCCTGCCATGGGTGGCAAAATCTGGTTTGAAGGGCGCGATGTGCTGAGTCTGGGGGCGTCACCGCTCCGGCAACTGCGCCGCGATATGCAAATTGTCTTTCAAGATCCCTACAGCTCCCTCGACCCGCGCATGAGCATCGGGGCCGCGATCGCAGAACCCCTCAAAATCCATGGGGTGATCAAAAGTCGGCGCAATCGGCAGGAACGGGTTGCTTACCTGCTCGATCGCGTCGGCTTACCCACCAGCTGCATCAACCGCTACCCCCACGAATTTTCGGGCGGGCAGCGGCAGCGCGTCTGTATTGCCCGCGCTCTGGCCCTCAACCCCAAGTTCATCATCTGCGACGAATCGGTGTCGGCCCTCGATGTATCGGTGCAGGCCCAGGTGCTGAACCTGCTCAAAGAGCTACAGGCCGAGTTTAACCTCACCTACATCTTCATCTCCCACGATCTGGCGGTAGTGAAGTTTATGAGCGATCGCATTATGGTGATGAACCAGGGCCGAGTCGAAGAAATTGGCCCTGCCGAGCAGGTCTACCGCCAGCCCCAAACCGCCTACACTCAGGCGCTCATCAATGCCATCCCGGTGGGCAGCTTAGATCGCATTCAGCAGTTGCAGCGCGATCGCACCCCAGTGGCCTAA
- a CDS encoding alpha/beta hydrolase, with the protein MPEPDGLKLYAPAGKHPHRPLFIYLPGMDGSGELFSAQCDRLKHHFDIRCLVLPSDDLSSWDSMAAQVVQLIGQESIARPVYLCGESFGACLALRVVALAPALASHLILVNSASSFHRFPWFHWVASLTTWVAPPLYQGSTLGSLPMMADLSRMGVANREALIRAIGTVSQASTAWRLNLLSQFRLEPLRLHRVKAHTLLVASLSDRLLPSLEEAQRLATLLPNPRIYPLPHSGHISLLEDGVNLKAILSAVGFLPPDQHNSQELASEDPCPTLIA; encoded by the coding sequence ATGCCAGAACCTGATGGTCTAAAGCTCTATGCCCCGGCGGGGAAACACCCCCACCGGCCGCTATTCATCTATTTGCCTGGCATGGACGGCAGTGGCGAACTCTTCTCAGCCCAGTGCGATCGCCTCAAGCACCATTTTGACATTCGCTGCCTCGTCCTGCCTAGCGATGACCTATCCTCCTGGGACAGTATGGCCGCTCAGGTGGTGCAGCTGATTGGGCAAGAATCGATTGCCAGGCCGGTTTACCTCTGTGGTGAATCCTTTGGAGCCTGCCTGGCCCTGCGGGTAGTGGCCCTAGCCCCAGCCCTGGCCAGCCATTTAATTTTGGTCAATTCGGCCTCGTCATTTCACCGATTTCCTTGGTTTCACTGGGTAGCTAGCCTAACGACCTGGGTGGCACCGCCGCTCTATCAGGGGTCTACCCTGGGTAGCCTGCCCATGATGGCCGACCTCAGCCGCATGGGCGTCGCCAATCGCGAGGCATTGATTCGAGCCATCGGCACCGTCTCGCAGGCCAGCACCGCCTGGCGGCTGAACCTACTGTCTCAGTTTCGGTTAGAGCCCCTGCGACTGCACCGGGTCAAAGCTCATACCCTGTTAGTGGCCTCTTTGAGCGATCGCCTGCTGCCCTCCCTCGAAGAAGCCCAGCGCCTGGCCACCCTACTGCCCAACCCCCGCATTTACCCCCTACCCCACAGCGGCCATATCAGCCTGCTCGAAGACGGTGTTAACCTCAAAGCCATTCTGTCCGCCGTCGGTTTTCTGCCCCCCGACCAGCACAATAGCCAAGAGCTGGCCTCCGAAGACCCATGTCCAACCCTGATTGCCTAG
- the rlmN gene encoding 23S rRNA (adenine(2503)-C(2))-methyltransferase RlmN — translation MAVTPLSTTDDSSRSIPATLAAANSPLLGQSLEELTAWVQAQGQPSYRGKQLYQWLYHQGARSLQDITVFPKAWRQAMESVDVGRSTLHHRVVASDGTVKYLLKLRDDQVIETVGIPSAKRLTVCVSSQVGCPMACDFCATGKGGFIRNLDVHEIVDQVLTVQEDFGQRVSNIVFMGMGEPLLNSTNVVAAIRCLNRDVGIGQRAITLSTVGVPGRIRALAAEQLQVTLAVSLHASNQPQRLQLIPSAGAYPLEVLLDECREYVQLTGRRVTFEYILLAGLNDQPTNATELTQHLRGFQSHVNLIPYNPIDEADYQRPSEASIRSFVAELEHRRIAVTVRYSRGLEENAACGQLRASRQ, via the coding sequence ATGGCTGTTACCCCTCTATCTACCACCGATGATTCATCTCGGTCGATTCCTGCGACGTTAGCAGCAGCCAACTCGCCCCTACTGGGTCAATCTCTGGAAGAGCTGACCGCGTGGGTGCAGGCCCAGGGGCAGCCCAGCTATCGGGGCAAGCAGCTGTACCAATGGCTATATCATCAGGGGGCGCGATCGCTCCAAGATATCACCGTATTTCCCAAGGCCTGGCGACAGGCGATGGAGTCGGTTGATGTGGGCCGCTCGACCCTGCACCATCGGGTTGTCGCCAGCGACGGCACCGTGAAATATCTGCTCAAGCTGCGCGATGACCAAGTGATTGAAACCGTGGGTATTCCATCGGCTAAGCGGCTGACGGTGTGCGTGTCATCCCAGGTGGGTTGCCCCATGGCCTGTGACTTTTGCGCTACGGGTAAAGGGGGCTTTATTCGCAACTTAGACGTTCACGAGATCGTCGATCAGGTCCTGACGGTGCAGGAAGACTTTGGTCAGCGGGTAAGCAACATCGTGTTTATGGGCATGGGCGAACCGCTGCTCAACAGCACCAACGTCGTAGCCGCTATCCGCTGCCTCAACCGCGATGTGGGCATTGGCCAACGCGCCATCACCCTATCTACGGTGGGCGTGCCGGGCCGCATTCGTGCCCTGGCTGCAGAACAGCTTCAGGTAACCCTAGCGGTGAGCCTGCACGCCTCCAACCAACCCCAGCGGCTTCAGCTCATTCCCAGTGCCGGGGCCTACCCCCTAGAGGTGCTGCTCGATGAGTGCCGCGAGTACGTGCAGCTCACCGGTCGGCGGGTGACCTTTGAGTATATTTTGCTGGCCGGGCTCAACGACCAGCCCACCAACGCCACTGAGTTGACCCAGCACCTGCGCGGCTTTCAGAGCCACGTCAACCTAATTCCTTACAACCCCATTGACGAGGCCGACTACCAGCGCCCCAGCGAGGCCAGCATTCGCAGTTTTGTCGCCGAACTCGAGCACCGCCGCATTGCCGTTACCGTGCGCTACTCGCGAGGGCTAGAGGAAAATGCCGCCTGTGGCCAGCTGCGGGCGTCTCGCCAGTAG